Below is a genomic region from Prunus persica cultivar Lovell chromosome G3, Prunus_persica_NCBIv2, whole genome shotgun sequence.
TCTTCCATGAATTGGCGACTCCTAGCTCTATTGGTTAAACTTGTTGCAGCCGCTGGTCTCTATTCTCAATTTGGGGTTTCAGGGCTTTATGCTTATAGTGTTTTAGTGTTAGGGTTTTTGTAGTTGCAGCCTGATTGATACCAATGAGGAAGAATGCCCAAAGTGATAGGAAGTGCCGTATGACACTTTAAACAGCGGCGGCTACACGGAAAGAGCCGCTGCGTTCCCATCCGCCGATGATTGGTTCATTGGTCGGGAACAGGTGGCTCCGGTGTACCGCCGTGTGTGTGATTTGGAACGGGATTCTGAGGGtcgaaattatttttcttgaaattattaatttccaattttttcttcttttcccgATAATTTGAAGGTTCGATGCCACGTCGCCGGTAGCTGAAATAGCCTTGACCGACGATGCTACATTGAACCAACAGCGATCCCTTTCGCATTCTGATAGGAACCTGTGGATCCTAATACACTCTGGTCCACGGAGCCGATTTACTGCgattacattttatttttaattttgttggtcttttatttttgtttattgagtAATTGAAGCCAATGAGGATTTATGTTTTAGTTGGAATTACCGACTGAATATTCTTTGATGAAAAACGACTGGCTTTCTGAGGCttcagaaaatttaattttactattttcatttttcaaaacgAAAATGttgctttgattttttacaaaaagaaattttgttgattttgggGTGATTTATTTTGCCATTTTCACAAGGTTTGTACAGAAATGgcttttttggctaaaaacTTACCACGCACATCCAAGAATTGATATAATCATTTAATACgttcttataaaaaattaatcttttaaaatgtaaaattggATTAACTACATTTTACTCTCCGAAATTAGAATCGTTATCAAAATGGACCTTgaggttttaattttattaatgtaaaatttaatgtttaatATGGCCAAATTATGCCCTACGTCAATGAATTAGTTAAATTGATTGGCATCGTGAAATATAATGGCAAGGtgaattcaaaatttaccTTTCACCAGTAAGTGCAAACTAGTTGTGATGATGGCAGATCAGAAGTTTTAGCTTCCTCAAATAACAGTTATAAATTAATGtccaaaaaaattgtatattgATTAACAGTtccgatttcttggaccacaggaatctaagagatttgtggtcactcatcgTTGGATATAAACTCAATCTTGTactcattttaagaaatttttttgaactatTGGATTATTATTTAACGGTCGGTGACCATAATTTCTTAGATTCCTGTGGttcaagagatcaggactgtattgATTAATAACCAAATAACAGTAATATATCAATATTCCTCTGAATCATACTAATTTTGCATtgttgtgctgtgaaaataatcgatgtcagatttgctgtgagagaaagtagtttggcgtttggtaaactttttgttaaaagtgttgttagtACTAATTCCCacataattagaaaatgattACTGCATTATCATTAAACCCAGCGCCTCTTTGAAACTGATTCCTgtataattagaaaatgaaagcacttCATTAGCGGCTTTCCTTTATAGCCTTCTCTCataacaatttttaataagTAATTTTCTTATAGCTTACCAAACAGACTGTgcttctcaaaatttttaaataatcacttatcaccccaaacAAACAATGTCAAACTAACACTAAATCAATTTCACTTGGGACAAAAAGCAAATGTAAAATCATTTGATGATCAAGCTATGGTGTCTCTAAAATGCCACTGCAAAACTATTTCCAAACCCCATAGGTgcttatagtttttttttaatatactaAATTCACGCACACTACATCGAATATTAGGATTTAAACCCAACTTGAGGGAACAATTGCTCCAAACGACATAATACTTCCTTGGCTAATTTTCAAAACTTTGgttagagaaagaaagaaattatatTCCTTCATTATTTTGGGCTACAAGAAAGAAGACATGGAAATGCTCTACAATCTCCTATTCTGGACCTAATGACAGAGGCCCACTAAAAAATAGTGaagcagaagaaaaattaGCATTTGCTAAGATAATCCTTGGATTGGATATGCTACTACTACACTAATGGAGATGGATAATCATTGTTAGAATATTGGAATTGGGCTTGGCTCAAGTGTCGGTCTCAACTTTCATCCAAATCCTGCCTGCTACGTAGGTGGGAAGAATCTGTTGAGATTAAATGGCAAAGTGTAGAACTCTTCATTTCTGTTGTCTCCTCTGAATGTTCTGAACTTAACCCACCATGGCATCCCTCTatctttctttgatttttccaCCTCTAAGGTGTTGTCGAGAAACACCGCCACGATCAACCCCACCGTCGGAGGAGAGGAGAATATGGTATTCAAAAATGCATTGAACTGCAAAGACACAAGATTATAATATCAATGGCCAAAGAGTTGCAAAAGCCATTCTGTGAATGTCCCATAGCTTATTTTAGTTCAAGCAAGATGAACATTTGCTTCATTTACAGatatctagttatatcctagACCTTAACCGGAATGAATACTAGAGTTTTGTCAGGATATAACTCACCCATCCAGCGTTGGTATGGACGAGACCATGGTGCGAAGGATTCCAATATTCGTTGAAGAACCGAGGGACAGATATCCCAAGGAACAGGGAAAGCCCAGTGATAATGAGGTTTCTCATAGAGTTCATGTTTGTGAACTGAAGAAATGACAATCCTACTGAACCTGCAAATAGGCACGGAATATTTGTGAAGAgagtgaaagaagaaaataataagtaatCTTACTTAAGCTTGCGTTGTGACATACCCACGAGGCCGAAGACAACACAGTATAGTGCTGCATATATTGGGAAGGGTATAGATGCAAATACAGCCCCAAATTTACCTGCAAAAGGATTAGAGAGGGAAATGAATCATGGACAATCTTTTGAATCCCAAATGAGAAACCATTAAGGCTGACTACTATATGTAACTTTAGCTTTATTAAAATCCTACACTTGAATACTATAGCTAAAATCGAAAGGGAAGAGAAAATGCAATGGCAAAGACTTGATTTCTCTTCAGACCCTCAATTTTTGAATGGAAACGAACATGACATTCTTTTAGATTTCTTTCAAGACCAAGCCATTAGATGTGGAAGTTCCATATAAAAGGATATCCGTTGAGCAGCTAAGAATTGCATTGCTCCCAATTAGGACCTGAACTTCCTTGAGTCTCATAAAGTTAATAATACTGACCTAAGATTGAGAAGAATATCATGAATCCAGCAGAAATTTGAACAACTCTACGACTTCCAACTCGGGTCAGTCCAAGAAGTCCTACATTTTCCCTGGTACAGATGATCAAGATcttagtaaaaaaaaactttaaatggGAGAAGACCCCAGAACAAGCTTTGCAGAAATCTATTGTGGTGTCTTACACAGAAACAGTAGAACCAGTGCCTGTACCAAAAAGTCCATCAAGCAAAATGCCAATTCCctgaaaatgatatatataaaaaaccaTTCAGCTTTTAAGCAATGCACATAGTGATTTAGAAGTCAACATATTAGAATCACCATTAGATccccagaaaaaaaattgttataaTGAGAGTTGCCTAAACAATATTCTATATCTTCAATCTTTGTATTATATTCATGATACTAGCCTGATGTATGCCACAAAAGTCACAAGTGTTTTGAGACTAGTTCACCTGCCAGCCAATACCCCGGCTCAATACATAAGCAGGAGGAGGAGTGGCAATCGCCAATCTTGATGCTGCCTTGTATGCACCTGTTGACTGCAATATATAAGTAACTGTCAGGACTCACAAAGTGCTTTTGATGAGGCAGTCAGTCCTATTACAGAGACATGTAAAAAGAGGCAGCTGACATATTCCCAACTCTTAAGCCACATAACAAAGATGGCAGACTAAGGCTTGTCGTTGATTAGTGAAGCAATGTAGCAAatcataaatataataaagaacAATAATAAATACCTCAACCATTGAAACAAGAACAGCTGACATCATTGCGAATGAGTGACCAGCTGAAAATGTAGGAGGACCCCACTGCAGAGGATATGGGAACTTGAACCTGATATGGCATAATAAGAAAAGATCTcaaaaccagaaaatattCAGAAGGCACATTATGAGAAGGCAAATTCTTCATTGGCATACCATGGGGCAGTAGATATGAGATTTTCCCTGTCTGTACGGCAGCTGATTTGAGTTCTAACAGGTTTGTCACGGTAAGCCCCACCGGCCGTTAAGATAAGGGAATAGATCCAAATGATTGCGACACAAAACAATACTGGAAACCGCTCAAAAATAGGGACGCCTCTAAATGGTCTCACATGCTTCAGATACTGAgaataaacaaaccaaaactcTCATGAAGGAAGAAATGATTAATACAAGTGTCAATAAAATGATAGTGCAAAATGCAAAAGCACTTACTTGGGACAAACCAATGACCAACAACAGCATTGGAATTCCAATTTCCACACAATTTCCCAACTGAAacaaatattgaaattatatactAGCATAATTTCCAAAGAGAAGGAACTACAAAACTTGCAAAAGTGGAATGTAAGGTATCCAtcagatatatatatggtaAAAAGAACAAACTACATGAAGTATGCTTATCTACAAAGTCACAATGTTCAGTTCTCATTAGGTTTTAATAATTCGgtcgaaaataaaaatactacgTAGGGATTCTGCAGGAAAAACTGGGatgttcaaattttcattgaaAAATTCATTGAGAGGGTAAATACTCTATGGAAAaaggtgaaaattttatacGCTGAAATCCTCAGATTGGCCCTCTTGAAGTTAGCTTCTGGAATTGTACAATATTCTAGAACAAATCGATGGTGATTgtccagaaaaagaaatgctGCTCCTAAAGAGGCACTAACCACATGACATGGAAGCTCATTTGGGGTCAACTGAATGGAACAATACATTGTCATAGAAAAACTCACCGCAGGAAACCCCCGCTCAAACAATCCCAAGCCAACCAATCCAACTACAGGTGCCATGCCAAGTGGACTGAAAAACCTGCAAAATAATCCATATGATGCTGTCAATCTTTTATGAATTAGAAGCTTAAACTTTTCACTATATCTTCTACTATTAGCATACCGTGAGAAGAGACCCCAAACTTGGCTGTAACCCAGAATGATTTGTATGCTTGAAGCTACAATTAGAGCTCCTTGGATAGCACGCATTGTTTGAATAAATCTCTGCAAACCAATGACATGGGAAGATCTCTTTCAATACCCTACCAAATCAGAAAGGTGCTTAAGTACAATTGCTGAATAGGAAATAAATGCAGAAATATCTGATGGGATTGAGGTTTACATTTTACATGAATTGTAATATCAGGTCACAAAAATTATGAATCAAATGAACTTATCTGACCTCCTATTCAGTCTTGCAATGACTGATATacatgtaaaaagaaaaaagaaaggccAACGGCTTATGCAAAGATTCCTGAACCAATGTTAAGCTCCTTGATATGATGCATTTTAAATGATTTCACCAATTCTGGAAGTTATCACATTTAGACGGGTAAGCTTGCAATTAAGCTTCCTTTCTGCATATTCCTCTCAAAGGCAGGTCCTTCCCAGCAGTGAAACCATGGGTCCGCCTCTAAGAAGAGGTTGATACTAAAGGTACTAATCCTTCCGAAGCCAGCTAATGGTAAATTAGTATATGAATTCTTCTTTCTTAATTGGTGCATTAAAATGCCATGGTATTGTTGATGCATATATTTATTTCCACAAGGTTCCCAGACACACTTCCAAGGGGGTGAAGGGGAGTTCTAGGAGAGTTACTTACTTCATGGGGTTCAATAATCCGTTGCAGTTTGGAGTC
It encodes:
- the LOC18782241 gene encoding nucleobase-ascorbate transporter 1, which gives rise to MADITHLPMEQLQDLEYCIDSNPPWVETIVLAFQNYIMMLGTSVMIPSALVPAMGGSDGDKARVIQTLLFVAGINTLLQALFGTRLPTVVGGSFSYVIPIAYIVSDSKLQRIIEPHERFIQTMRAIQGALIVASSIQIILGYSQVWGLFSRFFSPLGMAPVVGLVGLGLFERGFPALGNCVEIGIPMLLLVIGLSQYLKHVRPFRGVPIFERFPVLFCVAIIWIYSLILTAGGAYRDKPVRTQISCRTDRENLISTAPWFKFPYPLQWGPPTFSAGHSFAMMSAVLVSMVESTGAYKAASRLAIATPPPAYVLSRGIGWQGIGILLDGLFGTGTGSTVSVENVGLLGLTRVGSRRVVQISAGFMIFFSILGKFGAVFASIPFPIYAALYCVVFGLVGSVGLSFLQFTNMNSMRNLIITGLSLFLGISVPRFFNEYWNPSHHGLVHTNAGWFNAFLNTIFSSPPTVGLIVAVFLDNTLEVEKSKKDRGMPWWVKFRTFRGDNRNEEFYTLPFNLNRFFPPT